DNA from Granulicella arctica:
GCGCCGATGGCCGCGAGTTTGCTTGCGGAGGAGAGCATGAGGTTGCCTACGCCCTGCCAGTCGTTGCGGTCGATGCATTGCATGTAGTCGGAGAGGGAGTGGGTGTGCATCGATATCTCGGGATGCGCGTGCGGGCCGAGAAGCTGTGCGCCTTCGATGCAGATGGTGCGATAGCAGAGAGCTGCGCCCTCGGCGGAGCAAGCGACGATACCTATGTGCTGGGGCATGTGCTTATTTTATAAGGCCGCGCTCCCTCCTAAGCCTCCTGGCGATGGCAGCAACCGTGGGCCGAACAGCAGGGAATGACAGTCTCCTTCCTACAAAGGATCTCCTTCACAAAGTCTATGCAGATAGTCTCCAGATTCTGGACACTGTCTGCGGTCGTAACCCTTGTCGAATAAGGGCTGTATGGCCTATACTGATATTTGTGGCCGAAATGCATTCTTTTTCATGCGCTAGGGCTCACAAGTTTATTGGCGAGGGATAGAAAAGAATGGCGAAGCGTCGTGGAAATCCGAATTGGGGCAAACCGGAGCCGATTGGCCCGGTAGTGCCGACCGTTACATCGTTCGAGATGGTCGTGAAGGAGTTCAAGCTGACCCCGGACCAGTACATCCGTTCGACGCGTCTGCGTGAGTGGGCCCGGCGGAACAAGAACTCGAAGTACATCCCAGAGGCGCTGCTTGAGGCGTGGGGATTTGAGATCGAGTCGACGCTGTAAGGCATCGAATCATTGCAAGGAAGAATGCCGTCCTTCGGGACGGCGTTTCTGTTTCTGCGGAAGATTATGATGGATTGCGAGGATATACCCATGTTTGCAGAGGTAGACGCGGCAGTTGCGGAGATACGGGCGGGGCGAATGGTCGTCGTGGTGGACGACGAGGATCGTGAGAACGAGGGGGATCTTACGCTTGCTGCCGAGTTTGTGACGCCGGAGGCGATCAACTTCATGGCGAAGTTTGGGCGCGGCCTGATCTGCCTGACGCTGACCGAGGAGCGGGCGGACTATCTGCGGCTGGGGCCGATGACGCAGGAGAATACGTCACGGTTTGGGACGGCGTTTACTGAGAGCATCGAAGCGCGCGAAGGCGTGACGACAGGGATCTCGGCGGCGGATCGGGCGCATACGATTCGGGTGGCGATCGATCCGGGTTCGACGGCGCGGGATTTGGCGCGACCGGGGCACGTGTTCCCGCTGCGGGCGCGCAAGGGTGGAGTGCTGGTGCGGGCGGGACAGACGGAGGCTTCGGTCGATCTGGCGCGGATGGCGGGACTGGTCTCGGCGGGAGTGATCTGCGAGATCATGAACGAGGACGGAACGATGGCGCGGGTTCCGGACCTGGTAAAGTTCTGCGAAGAGCATGGGCTTCTGATGGTGACGGTGGCGGATCTGATTCGCTATCGGCTACAGCATGAGCGATACATCCATCGCGTGGCGGAGTCGCTGATGCCGACAGAGCACGGTGAGTTCCGCATGATTGCGTACGAGAGCGAGGTGGAGGGAGACGAGTCGCACGTCGCGCTGGTGTATGGAGATGTGACGGGCAAGGACGATGTGGTGCCGGTGCGGGTACATACGCACTGTCTGGCGGGCGATGTCTTTGGAACGACGCTGTGTGACTGCCGCGCGGTGGTGGAGAATTCGCTGCGGATGATCGCCGAGGCTGGACGCGGGGCACTGGTGTATCTGCACAATGGGACGAAGGGGTTCGGCATCGATGGGACAGTGACGCCGGGGCGTGTGGTGCTGCATCGGGAGGCGCGAGGTAAGGATCGTGCGGACGATCGTAGCCAGCGGACGCTGCGGCAGGTGGGACTTGGTGGCCAGATTCTGTCGGACCTGGGGATTCATCGGATCAAGTTATTGACGAATACGCCGACGCATGTGCCTGCGCTACAAGGTTTTGGGATTGAGATCGTGGAGCAGGTTGCGGTTCCGATGGCGGTGAACCGGATGGTTTAGTTTGGGGCATTAACGGTCAGGTTGAGTGTAACGGTCTGGGTGAGCGGGGTGCCGGTGGTTACGCTACCTGTGACTGTGTACTGATACGTGCCGGATGGTGTGATTCGAAGACTGGCGTCGATACTGTTGCTGCCGCAACCGCTGGCGAGCAGCATGAGCGCGGTGCAGAGTAACGCCATGAACAGCGAGGTCGGCCACGTGCCGAGGACCTTACGGATGCTCCAGAGAAAAAGGGCGGCGGGCGCGAGGATGCAAAGGGCGGTGGTCTCGCTGAGCCGATGAGGGGTGGGCAGGTTCAGTTCTGCGGACGTGAGGGTGTTGAGGGTGACCGTGGCTGTCTGAGCGGAGCCATTGAGTGCGACGCTTGAGGGAACGATTGAACAGGTGGCGTTTGGTGCGACGACAATGGCGTTGCAGTTCAGGACGACGGTTCCGATGAAGCTGTTCAGTGGGGTGACGGTGAGGGTGTAGGTGGCGGGGTGTGTCTGATCGACGCTTTGTGTGGCTGAGGCTGCGCCGCCGACGGTGAGGGTGAAGGATCCGCTGTTGATGCTGGTGGAGGTGCCGTTACCGGTAAGGGCTACAGTGCCGGGGGAGGTGGGGTCGGAGCTGGCTATGGTGAGGATGCCGGTCCGTGTGCCAGTCGCGGCGGGGGCGAAGGCAATCGTAACCGAGCAGCTTGCGCCGGCGGAGAGCGTAGCGAAGAAGCACGGCCCAGTGACGGCATAGTCGCCGCTGATCTTCAAACTGATACCGGTGATGGCTGCGGTGCCGGTGTTGGCGAGCGTGAGGGAGAGGCTGGTGGAGGCACCAACTGCAACGTTGCCGAAGCTGAGAGCGGTGGGGTTGATGCTCAGGTGTGATTGGACGCCGACGCCGGTGAGTTGGGCGATGAGTGCGGAGGTCGAGACGGAGCTGGATACGCTGAGCGATCCGGCGCGCACTCCTGTTGCAGTAGGCGTGAAGCCGACCTGGATGGTGCAGGTGGCGTTCGGTGCGAGGGAGCTGCCGGTGGCGGGGCAGTTGCCGGTAGCGGCATAGTCTCCGGTAGTGGTGATGCCGTTGAAGACGGCTGCGGCGGTGCCGTCGTTGGTGATCTGAATGGGGAGGGTAGCGGTGCTGCCGACGAGTTGGGTGCCGAAGTTGAGCGAGTCCGGCTGGAAGACGAGGGTGGAGGGGCTGGCGGTGCCGATAAGGCTGAGGAAGTCGAGCGAGGTGCCAGAGTCGGAGGAGATTTCGACGGTGCCGATGCGTGTGCTGACAGATTGATTCGACTGACTGGAGAGTTGGGGGGTGAAGGTGATGGTGAGCAGGCAGCTTGCGCCGGGGACGAGGACAGGGCAGCTTCCGGCGACGGAAAAATCGGTGGACCCAGTGAGACTGGCGATGTGGAGAACGGTGTTGCCGGTGTTGGCGAGGGTGACGGTCTGCGGTGCGGAACTGAAGCCGATGGCAGTGGTGTCGAAGGTGAGCGAGTTTTGAGAGGCGACGAAGCTGACCAGCGGTGCTGCGTTGCTTGGAGCGGAGACGGCTGTCGCGGAGGAAGTTCCGGTGAGGTTGATTGCGTCAGGTCCGCTTACGGCGTCGCTCTCGACGATGAGGGCTCCGCTGTCGGTGGTAGATGGGGGAGAGGCTGTCCCTGTGGCGACCTGGTTGAGTGGGGTGTAGGTGACGGTGACGGTGCAGCTTTGGCCGATGGCCAGGGTCGTGCCGCAGGTGGTGGTGGAGAGGAAGGGCCACTGGCTGGTGATGCGGCGGACGGTGACGGTGCTGTCGGTGGTAGAGACGGAAGCGCTTGAGGTATTGGTGAGAGTAAGGATCTGCTGGATGGATTGGCCGGAGGGGACCTGTCCGAAGTCGAGGAGGCGTCCGGGAGAGAGGTTCCCGGTAATCGTGAGCGAGTTGGTTCCGGTGCCATAGCCTTGAACATAGCCGAGGCCGTCGAGCGTGGCGCTGCCATCGGTGGGGGTGGCCTGGGCGAAGAGCGTCCCGGTGATGCTGCCGTTGGTGAGGGGAAGGAAGCTGACGGAGAAGGTACAGTTCGCATTGGGTGCGAGACCGGCGCAGGCAGCTCCGCTGAGAACAAACTGACGCGGGAGAGTGAGATTGAGGGTGAGCGATTTGGCGGTGAGGTTGTTGATGGTGTACTGCCGCGTGCCTCCGATGGCGTTGACGGAGGAGGGGCCGTAGTCGAGGTTGCCGGGGACGATCTGGATGCCTGCACTCTCAGAGGTGTAGGTGGCGGAGAGCGGGATAGTGTAGGTCGTGAGTACGGGGCTGCCGCCCACAGTCGCTGTAACCGGGAGTTGGAGCGTGTCGGTGACGGTAGCCGTGGCCGGAGTGTAGGTGACGGTGAGGGCGCAGGTCGCACCGGGAGAGAGACTGGCGCAGGTGGTGGTGCTCTGGAAGGCGGTGTTGGCGTTTGCAGGTGTGCCGATCTGGAGGGTTACGTTGCCGGTGTTCGAGACGGTGATGCTTTGCTGAGTCGCGGTGATGCCAGAGACGTTGTTGAAGATGAGGGCGCTGGGATTGAAGGCGATGCCGGGGTCAGATGAACCGAATCCTGTGAGGGGCACAGAGACGGACCCGGCGCTGGTCTGGAGGGTGAGGGTGCCGGTATGTTGCCCGGCTGTTGTCGGGGCGAAGAGAACTTCGACGAGACAGGAGGCATTCTGGGCAAGCGAGCCGGAGCAGGATGCACCACCGCTGGCGGCGGTGCTGAGGCTGAAGTCGTCGGTGAACACGGGGGCGGTGACGGTGATGTCCCCAACGGTGGAGTTGGTGAGGGTGAAGAGCATCGGTGCGCTGGAGCTGTTGACGGCAATGCTGCCGAAGTCCTGGCTGATGGGAGTGAGGATGAGATTTGAGGTGGTGAGGCCGTTGCCGGTGAGGGTGAGGAGGTAGGGATTTCCTGCGAGCGACGAGGCGAGTGTGAGCGCAGCGGTCTGTGGGCCGGTTGCGGTGGGGGTGAACTGCACGCCTAGCCAGCAGTTGAGGCAGGAGCCGGTGGTTGCCCCGAGGAAGGACGAGGAGGAAGGCTGGCCGTGGCCGTAGCCGATGTCTTCGACGAGAAGGACCTCGAAGGCGGGGCTGCTGGCGGCGGCTGTGAGCGTGGTGAAGGGTTGCGAGACCTTGTACCATTGGACGGTCGGCTGGCCGATGGGGACATCGCCGAAGTTGAGGGTGCCGTTATTGCTGGGGAGGATAGCGGTTCCGGCCCCGGTGATGTTGACATAGGAAGGAGTGGTTCCGCTGCCCGCGGTGATGCTGAGCAATCCCTGACGCGCTCCGGGTTGCGAGGGAGCGAAGGTGAGGACGACGCTGCAACTGCTTCCGGCGCTGAGGCTGGCGGTGCAGTCGGTCTGGTCGGTGAAGTCGCCGGTGAGCGAGAGCGACAGAGTAAAGGCCGAGGCTCCTGTGTTTTGGACAGTGACGGTTTCGGTGTTGCTCGAGATGCCCGTGACGACGACCGCGTTGGTGAAGCTGACGGCAGTGGGGCTGACGGTGAGGCTTGGGTTGGAGGTGGTACCGGTGGTGCCGGGCTGCGGGATGGTCTTGCCGGTGACGAGGACGGAGAGGCCCTGATCGAGTGAGAGGGTGACGGAATCGGTTGAGGTAGAGTCAGAGGCCGCGTAGCCGAATTGGATCTGACAGACCGTTTGTGGCGGGAGTTCGGAGGGGCAGCGGTCTGTAATAGTGAAAGCCGAGCTGGACGGAAGCGCGACGGGGGTATGGGTGATAGGTGTGGTGGAATTGTTCGAGAGGTAGAGATAACGGGCGGAGGCGAGGCCATTGAAGAACTGCGTGCCGAAGTCGATGGTGGTGGCGGAGAGGCTAAGTGCGGCGGCCTGAGCGAACCCAGTGAGGAGCACGTTGCCGCTGCCGATGCTCCAGTTCGCCTGCGCGGGACCATCCTTGGTGGAGTCGCTGGAGGCGGTGAAGCCGAGGACCATTTGGCAGGTGGCACCGGCCGCGAGTTGGAAGGTATTGCTTGTACCAGAGGCGGCGCAGTTCGTTGACTGCTGGGCAAAGGTGAAAGGAGTGACGCCGACGCTGCCGTTGAGGGCGGAGATAAAGGTCTGGGGTAACGCGGCGAGGTTGGTAATGTTGATGGTGCGGGTCAAGATGGGGCTGGTCGAGCTTTGGATGCCGAAGTCGAGTTCCTTTGGGGAGACAACGAGGGGGTTGACGGTGCTGGTGGAGGCGATGGCTGGGAGAGCTGCGGTCTGCGTGGTGGCGTTCGCGGACTGGACGGTGAGGCTTCCGGGACCGGTGCCGGTGAGCAGGATGGCACACTCGTCTCCGACAGCGAGAGCGGAGCCGCAGTTGGTGGTCGTGGCGAAGCCGGTCGCGGTGATCTGTATGCCGGTGGCTTGTGTGGAGCCGAGGTTGCGGAGGATGAGGTTCGGCGAGGCGTCGGTGGAGAGTGCGAGCGATGGAGCGGCGGTGGGGGTGATCTGAGCGAGATAGGCTGCAGTCCCGGCGCAGAGGCTTCCGTTGCAGGAGCCGGGGGCGAGGACGGCATCGTGTATGGCAGAGGGGAGCGCAGTGGTTGGCGAATTTGTGAGTGGGAGGTCGAAGGTCTGGGTTGTCAGCAGAGCAGCGCTTGCGGTGGGCGCG
Protein-coding regions in this window:
- the ribB gene encoding 3,4-dihydroxy-2-butanone-4-phosphate synthase, producing MFAEVDAAVAEIRAGRMVVVVDDEDRENEGDLTLAAEFVTPEAINFMAKFGRGLICLTLTEERADYLRLGPMTQENTSRFGTAFTESIEAREGVTTGISAADRAHTIRVAIDPGSTARDLARPGHVFPLRARKGGVLVRAGQTEASVDLARMAGLVSAGVICEIMNEDGTMARVPDLVKFCEEHGLLMVTVADLIRYRLQHERYIHRVAESLMPTEHGEFRMIAYESEVEGDESHVALVYGDVTGKDDVVPVRVHTHCLAGDVFGTTLCDCRAVVENSLRMIAEAGRGALVYLHNGTKGFGIDGTVTPGRVVLHREARGKDRADDRSQRTLRQVGLGGQILSDLGIHRIKLLTNTPTHVPALQGFGIEIVEQVAVPMAVNRMV
- a CDS encoding beta strand repeat-containing protein encodes the protein MMKKSYVRTSFVALILGLIAALSPVLSAQPTGPQQLSFAGLRSAAHEGQFNAVRVDTSGNLYLLLDQKDGVRLLKTDATATNVLAQAQFGAAGDVGLAMALDPSGNVYVTGTSTSGALTGTSGSVFPARTDTTVNAFVAKFDPSLNLDFVTFGGSSRTAPAAIAATADAVFITGLIYTAAGGSGLPVTPSAIVQAPAYGSAQNGFVETFSSNGSSLLYATYLSGQNGDTSPTAIVADTSDNAYIGGFTTTTGFPTVAALVPRIPDATSGFLIKLTPAGDGITFSTFIPGPGVSSLAIDPIANNLLLSGSIALGQFPVASVTTPLVNNTTYQVLLRMPLDGSAVLSSTLLAPGTQSFVTPSTAGTAWVDGTLSTPLLPLTSISNIGTGFAVRVAPNGTSGATIVDQTARFGGLAAANPNYASLPLTLTSLAVDSTGSPIVAGSVAPTASAALLTTQTFDLPLTNSPTTALPSAIHDAVLAPGSCNGSLCAGTAAYLAQITPTAAPSLALSTDASPNLILRNLGSTQATGIQITATGFATTTNCGSALAVGDECAILLTGTGPGSLTVQSANATTQTAALPAIASTSTVNPLVVSPKELDFGIQSSTSPILTRTINITNLAALPQTFISALNGSVGVTPFTFAQQSTNCAASGTSNTFQLAAGATCQMVLGFTASSDSTKDGPAQANWSIGSGNVLLTGFAQAAALSLSATTIDFGTQFFNGLASARYLYLSNNSTTPITHTPVALPSSSAFTITDRCPSELPPQTVCQIQFGYAASDSTSTDSVTLSLDQGLSVLVTGKTIPQPGTTGTTSNPSLTVSPTAVSFTNAVVVTGISSNTETVTVQNTGASAFTLSLSLTGDFTDQTDCTASLSAGSSCSVVLTFAPSQPGARQGLLSITAGSGTTPSYVNITGAGTAILPSNNGTLNFGDVPIGQPTVQWYKVSQPFTTLTAAASSPAFEVLLVEDIGYGHGQPSSSSFLGATTGSCLNCWLGVQFTPTATGPQTAALTLASSLAGNPYLLTLTGNGLTTSNLILTPISQDFGSIAVNSSSAPMLFTLTNSTVGDITVTAPVFTDDFSLSTAASGGASCSGSLAQNASCLVEVLFAPTTAGQHTGTLTLQTSAGSVSVPLTGFGSSDPGIAFNPSALIFNNVSGITATQQSITVSNTGNVTLQIGTPANANTAFQSTTTCASLSPGATCALTVTYTPATATVTDTLQLPVTATVGGSPVLTTYTIPLSATYTSESAGIQIVPGNLDYGPSSVNAIGGTRQYTINNLTAKSLTLNLTLPRQFVLSGAACAGLAPNANCTFSVSFLPLTNGSITGTLFAQATPTDGSATLDGLGYVQGYGTGTNSLTITGNLSPGRLLDFGQVPSGQSIQQILTLTNTSSASVSTTDSTVTVRRITSQWPFLSTTTCGTTLAIGQSCTVTVTYTPLNQVATGTASPPSTTDSGALIVESDAVSGPDAINLTGTSSATAVSAPSNAAPLVSFVASQNSLTFDTTAIGFSSAPQTVTLANTGNTVLHIASLTGSTDFSVAGSCPVLVPGASCLLTITFTPQLSSQSNQSVSTRIGTVEISSDSGTSLDFLSLIGTASPSTLVFQPDSLNFGTQLVGSTATLPIQITNDGTAAAVFNGITTTGDYAATGNCPATGSSLAPNATCTIQVGFTPTATGVRAGSLSVSSSVSTSALIAQLTGVGVQSHLSINPTALSFGNVAVGASTSLSLTLANTGTAAITGISLKISGDYAVTGPCFFATLSAGASCSVTIAFAPAATGTRTGILTIASSDPTSPGTVALTGNGTSTSINSGSFTLTVGGAASATQSVDQTHPATYTLTVTPLNSFIGTVVLNCNAIVVAPNATCSIVPSSVALNGSAQTATVTLNTLTSAELNLPTPHRLSETTALCILAPAALFLWSIRKVLGTWPTSLFMALLCTALMLLASGCGSNSIDASLRITPSGTYQYTVTGSVTTGTPLTQTVTLNLTVNAPN